A portion of the Chlamydiota bacterium genome contains these proteins:
- a CDS encoding YfhO family protein, whose protein sequence is MHRYTAALIVVFLLLLPHLLLFPATFGTQALLFEDHLSFFYPFRSAAARMYRDGRIALWDPYIFAGLPGGAEIQTALFYPFNLLFLPLSIFRAIAHFAALHLFLASLFMYLYLRGLGISRGSSLFGACVFGYNGFSIVHTEQLSIISSCAWLPLILLLVQRASERRGLAYPTFAGIAVGLQFLAGHPQMALIGLCTAGAYLLFLLRGPALAGNRAELARRVRIGAAVVALGTALAAVALLPFAEAYRHSLRATAGAPGTAGLSLSPRRLPALLVPALAPGEGELDEVTGGIYAGAVPFLLALLAATGARTGLAAFYGILAVFSLLAALGEATPLHRLLAAVPPLRPALQLPLRFFLPYMTALSVLSALALDRAAGTPPASRLAPRPGGAVCAAFLAFFGLALAACALRGHGPGPSAGGAVRGICAFLLPLAACLACLRLRAGGAVGPRPLKALLLVLALADLLSFGRGYLRFGDAAAAGAKPPVFDFFERDPGLYRVSILDRRIGLNLPMVYSLQNIGGYSPAILADTLRYLIYNATGSHDLGGIQPTSRFFLLPDLDTKMSGLMNVKYHVAPFRRDGAVWMQVSARRHFYPRAFIVPRFALVPERARILEILGDEGFDPAATVLLESAEGLEGFDFSPATRGSARVARYTPDCIDIETVADGDSFLFVSEIFFPGWKVSVDGAPGAIHRAHYLFRAVPLKKGAHRVRFSYAPASFAAGACTSLAATALAAGLLLCALLRSVRRGPDAATGRVMPGTAPSPGRGTGGSPP, encoded by the coding sequence ATGCACAGGTACACCGCGGCGCTCATCGTCGTCTTCCTGCTCCTGCTGCCGCATCTCCTCCTCTTCCCGGCGACGTTCGGAACGCAGGCGCTCCTCTTCGAGGACCATCTCTCCTTCTTCTACCCGTTCAGATCCGCCGCGGCGCGGATGTACCGGGATGGCCGCATCGCCCTCTGGGACCCGTACATCTTCGCCGGGCTCCCGGGCGGCGCGGAGATACAGACCGCGCTCTTCTATCCTTTCAACCTCCTCTTCCTCCCGCTCTCGATCTTCAGGGCGATCGCCCATTTCGCGGCCCTCCACCTCTTCCTCGCCTCCCTCTTCATGTACCTGTACCTGCGCGGGCTCGGGATCTCACGCGGTTCGTCCCTGTTCGGCGCCTGCGTCTTCGGCTACAACGGATTCAGCATCGTACACACGGAGCAGCTCTCGATCATCTCCTCCTGCGCCTGGCTGCCGCTGATCCTCCTCCTGGTCCAGCGGGCCTCCGAGCGGCGCGGGCTCGCATACCCGACTTTCGCGGGCATCGCCGTGGGGCTCCAGTTCCTGGCCGGGCATCCGCAGATGGCGCTGATAGGCCTCTGCACCGCCGGGGCCTATCTCCTCTTCCTGCTCCGCGGCCCGGCGCTCGCCGGCAACCGGGCGGAACTGGCGCGGCGGGTGCGCATCGGGGCCGCGGTCGTCGCCTTGGGAACCGCGCTCGCCGCCGTGGCACTCCTCCCGTTCGCGGAGGCGTACCGTCACTCGCTGCGGGCGACCGCCGGCGCGCCCGGGACCGCGGGGCTCTCCCTCTCCCCTCGACGGCTCCCCGCTTTGCTCGTGCCCGCGCTCGCCCCCGGCGAGGGCGAGCTCGACGAGGTGACCGGGGGCATCTACGCGGGCGCCGTCCCGTTCCTCCTCGCCCTGCTGGCCGCGACCGGGGCGCGCACGGGGCTCGCCGCGTTCTACGGCATCCTCGCCGTCTTCTCGCTCCTCGCCGCGCTCGGGGAGGCGACGCCGCTCCATCGCCTGCTCGCCGCCGTCCCGCCGCTCCGCCCCGCGCTCCAACTGCCGCTGAGGTTCTTCCTCCCGTACATGACGGCGCTGTCGGTGCTCTCGGCCCTCGCGCTGGACCGGGCGGCCGGGACGCCTCCCGCCTCCCGCCTCGCGCCGCGGCCGGGAGGAGCCGTGTGCGCCGCCTTCCTCGCCTTCTTCGGCCTGGCCCTGGCGGCATGCGCGCTCCGCGGCCACGGGCCGGGGCCCTCCGCCGGGGGGGCCGTCCGGGGGATCTGCGCCTTCCTCCTGCCGCTCGCCGCCTGCCTGGCGTGCCTCCGCCTGCGGGCCGGCGGGGCGGTCGGCCCCAGGCCGCTCAAGGCGCTCCTGCTCGTCCTCGCGCTCGCCGACCTCCTCTCCTTCGGCCGCGGCTACCTCCGGTTCGGCGACGCGGCCGCGGCGGGCGCGAAGCCCCCCGTATTCGATTTCTTCGAGCGCGACCCGGGCCTCTACCGCGTCTCGATCCTCGACAGGCGGATAGGCCTCAACCTGCCGATGGTCTACTCCCTGCAGAACATCGGCGGCTACAGCCCGGCCATCCTGGCCGACACCCTCCGCTACCTGATCTACAACGCCACCGGTTCCCACGACCTCGGCGGGATACAGCCGACCTCGAGGTTTTTCCTCCTGCCCGATCTGGACACGAAGATGAGCGGCCTGATGAACGTCAAGTACCATGTCGCCCCGTTCAGGCGGGACGGCGCCGTGTGGATGCAGGTCTCCGCCCGCAGGCATTTCTACCCCCGGGCATTCATCGTCCCGCGTTTCGCACTGGTGCCCGAACGGGCCCGGATATTGGAGATCCTGGGGGACGAAGGGTTCGATCCGGCGGCGACGGTGTTGCTGGAGTCCGCCGAGGGGCTGGAGGGGTTCGACTTCTCCCCGGCGACGCGCGGGAGCGCCCGAGTCGCGCGGTACACCCCCGACTGCATCGACATCGAGACGGTCGCCGACGGGGACTCGTTCCTGTTCGTCTCCGAGATATTCTTCCCCGGATGGAAGGTCTCGGTCGACGGCGCCCCCGGGGCGATCCACCGCGCCCACTACCTGTTCAGGGCGGTCCCCCTGAAGAAGGGCGCGCACCGGGTGCGATTCAGCTATGCGCCCGCGTCGTTCGCGGCGGGCGCCTGCACGAGCCTGGCGGCGACGGCGCTGGCGGCGGGGCTGCTCCTCTGCGCCCTCCTCCGTTCCGTTCGCCGCGGCCCCGACGCCGCCACCGGGCGCGTCATGCCCGGTACTGCGCCGTCTCCCGGGCGAGGGACGGGGGGATCTCCGCCGTGA
- the miaA gene encoding tRNA (adenosine(37)-N6)-dimethylallyltransferase MiaA: MTAPVLFLVGPTASGKSDVAVALAARLGGEIVSADSMQVYRGLDILSAKPGPALRARVPHHLLDVAEPWERFDAARYARLAKAAVERIRGRGRTAIVAGGAGMYVRALADGLFEGAGRDDALRERLERLADASGEEALHRRLQAVDPAAAARIHPHDRRRIVRALEVFEACGRPISSLQREWGRGGGKVVPGAAWFSPTLACACVFFGLRRGREDLARRIEARTRAMLAAGAVAEARALSSRSGGAGATILQSLGLKEFAGVIEGGCGVDEAAETIARATRAYARRQYGWFTRDPRILWIDVASDEAAAETAGRILGRLDSAR; this comes from the coding sequence GTGACCGCTCCCGTTCTGTTTCTCGTGGGCCCGACGGCCTCGGGCAAAAGCGATGTCGCCGTCGCGCTCGCCGCGCGCCTCGGCGGGGAGATCGTCTCCGCCGATTCGATGCAGGTCTACCGGGGCCTCGACATCCTCTCCGCCAAGCCCGGCCCCGCCCTGCGGGCGCGCGTCCCCCACCACCTCCTCGACGTCGCCGAACCGTGGGAGCGGTTCGACGCGGCCCGCTACGCCCGCCTGGCGAAGGCGGCGGTGGAGCGGATACGCGGGCGCGGGCGCACGGCGATCGTCGCGGGGGGCGCCGGGATGTACGTGCGCGCCCTGGCCGACGGGCTCTTCGAGGGGGCGGGGCGCGACGACGCCCTCCGGGAGCGCCTCGAGCGGCTCGCCGACGCCTCCGGCGAAGAGGCGCTCCACAGGCGGCTCCAGGCGGTCGACCCCGCGGCCGCCGCGCGGATACACCCGCACGACCGCAGGCGGATCGTCCGCGCCCTGGAGGTGTTCGAGGCGTGCGGGCGTCCGATCTCGTCGCTCCAGAGGGAGTGGGGCAGGGGAGGGGGGAAGGTCGTGCCCGGCGCCGCGTGGTTCAGCCCGACCCTCGCCTGCGCCTGCGTCTTCTTCGGGCTGCGGCGCGGCAGGGAGGATCTCGCCCGGAGGATCGAGGCGCGGACCCGGGCGATGCTCGCGGCGGGGGCCGTCGCGGAGGCCCGGGCCCTCTCCTCCCGAAGCGGCGGGGCGGGCGCGACGATCCTGCAGTCGCTCGGCCTCAAGGAGTTCGCCGGCGTCATCGAGGGGGGGTGCGGAGTCGACGAGGCGGCCGAGACGATCGCGCGGGCGACGCGCGCCTACGCCAGGAGGCAGTACGGCTGGTTCACGCGCGATCCGAGGATCCTCTGGATCGACGTCGCCTCGGACGAGGCGGCCGCGGAGACGGCGGGGCGGATCCTGGGCCGTCTCGACAGCGCACGATGA
- a CDS encoding DUF2079 domain-containing protein, translating into MKKYDTIAVSLLCLYIAAFVPLCVKKYLAFGYYDFDTATANQIAWNNLRGDLCYSSLHGGNILGFHAYLFLLLLSPLYALWQSPLMLLCLQTLFLALAGWPIYLVAKREIGGGAVPLLFLLLYLLYPPLGYITLLHVHTVNFAPFLLAWAYLFYRRMRYGPFLAFLVVAMSTREEIAFVAAAFGACALWERRGLRWSVAPLCLGIGWFCAYFFWLAPHLRGGAPSPFLPFYAEAGGSAGAVAANIVRRPLLILGIVLRPAKLLYLFRLFAPLAFLPLLAPGALFLCLPPLLLNLLATKPYVADIIYQYNAPIIPFVFIAGIAGFRRLQGLLGAAAFRRPAAAILAVAGIGFSWRLGPQLHLLSDSWRGAVDCLPRTDPMAAAKWELVRAVPDGLPAATNFGFFTALSSRKELDSIPWVLAGRFGDLPSPYPGRADIQCALIDFGDPTTFVKFYDPRRSPARFREYLARNELGLVRIVGQIALYRRGSPDAVALWERLAPGGGGEGILAAFDGLLLRKAELAPEEARGMRQIRVSSLWEAAGAGRGDLSLILRMRGPEGGELLRQVACICHHLHPTSEWEEGERIQARHFVAVPPDLPRGVYSLQMLPIDTFPPCRVRQFAARPGIVTRDGWLSLGDVRL; encoded by the coding sequence TTGAAAAAATACGACACGATCGCGGTATCGCTGCTCTGCCTCTACATCGCCGCCTTCGTCCCCCTCTGCGTCAAGAAATACCTGGCGTTCGGCTACTACGACTTCGACACGGCGACCGCGAACCAGATCGCCTGGAACAACCTGCGCGGCGACCTGTGCTACTCCTCGCTGCACGGCGGCAACATCCTCGGCTTCCACGCGTACCTGTTCCTCCTCCTCCTCTCCCCCCTCTACGCACTCTGGCAGTCCCCGCTCATGCTCCTGTGCCTTCAGACCCTCTTCCTGGCGCTGGCGGGATGGCCGATCTACCTCGTCGCGAAGCGGGAGATCGGCGGCGGCGCCGTGCCGCTCCTCTTCCTCCTGCTCTACCTCCTCTATCCCCCGCTGGGCTATATCACCCTGCTCCACGTCCATACGGTCAACTTCGCCCCCTTCCTTCTCGCGTGGGCCTACCTCTTCTACCGGCGGATGCGCTACGGCCCCTTCCTCGCCTTCCTCGTCGTCGCGATGAGCACCCGGGAGGAGATCGCGTTCGTCGCCGCCGCGTTCGGCGCGTGCGCGCTCTGGGAGCGGAGGGGACTGCGCTGGTCCGTTGCGCCGCTCTGCCTGGGCATCGGCTGGTTCTGCGCCTACTTCTTCTGGCTCGCCCCGCACCTCAGGGGGGGCGCCCCCTCGCCGTTCCTCCCGTTCTACGCGGAGGCCGGCGGGTCGGCGGGGGCGGTGGCCGCGAACATCGTCCGCCGGCCGCTTCTGATCCTGGGGATCGTCTTGCGGCCGGCCAAGCTCCTCTACCTGTTCCGGCTCTTCGCCCCCCTCGCCTTTCTCCCGCTCCTGGCCCCCGGCGCCCTGTTCCTCTGCCTCCCCCCCCTCCTGCTCAACCTGCTGGCCACGAAACCGTACGTCGCCGACATCATCTACCAGTACAACGCCCCGATCATCCCGTTCGTCTTCATCGCAGGGATCGCGGGATTCAGGCGTTTGCAGGGGCTCCTCGGCGCCGCCGCGTTCCGGCGTCCGGCGGCCGCGATCCTGGCGGTCGCCGGGATCGGATTCAGCTGGCGCCTCGGGCCGCAGCTCCATCTCCTGTCGGACTCCTGGCGCGGGGCGGTCGACTGCCTTCCCCGGACCGACCCGATGGCCGCGGCGAAATGGGAGCTGGTGCGCGCCGTCCCCGACGGCCTCCCCGCGGCCACGAACTTCGGCTTCTTCACCGCCCTCTCGAGCCGGAAGGAGCTCGACTCGATCCCGTGGGTGCTCGCGGGGCGTTTCGGCGACCTCCCGAGCCCCTACCCCGGGCGCGCCGACATCCAGTGCGCCTTGATCGACTTCGGGGACCCGACCACGTTCGTGAAATTCTACGACCCGCGCAGGAGCCCCGCGCGCTTCAGGGAGTATCTGGCCCGGAACGAACTCGGCCTCGTGCGCATCGTCGGCCAGATCGCGCTGTACCGGCGCGGGTCGCCCGACGCGGTCGCGCTCTGGGAGCGGCTCGCCCCGGGCGGCGGTGGCGAAGGCATCCTGGCGGCGTTCGACGGCCTCCTCCTGAGAAAGGCGGAGCTCGCGCCGGAGGAGGCGCGGGGGATGCGCCAGATCCGCGTCAGCTCCCTCTGGGAGGCCGCGGGCGCGGGCCGGGGGGATCTGTCGCTGATTTTGAGGATGCGGGGGCCGGAGGGGGGGGAGCTGCTGCGCCAGGTGGCCTGCATCTGCCACCATCTCCACCCCACCTCGGAGTGGGAGGAGGGGGAGCGGATACAGGCGCGCCACTTCGTCGCCGTCCCGCCGGATCTTCCCCGCGGCGTCTACTCGCTCCAGATGCTCCCGATCGACACCTTCCCCCCCTGCAGGGTGCGACAATTCGCCGCGAGGCCGGGCATCGTCACCCGCGACGGGTGGCTCTCGCTCGGCGACGTGCGGCTCTGA
- the hflX gene encoding GTPase HflX — MTGHRTDPGSTARPPERAILVGLEVGGVRRWQVEDHLAELSHLARTAGAEVAGTLVQKLSSPNPAYYVGRGKAEELRLLCAREGATLAVFDDELSPAQVKNLQELTGRRVIDRTELILDIFALRARSREGRIQVELAQLRYMLPRLTRAWTHLSRQEGGIGTRGPGEQQLEVDRRRIREKIRRLKERLADVERERQTQGTRRRRREIPVAALVGYTNAGKSTLMNALTSAGVRVEDRLFATLDPTTRVLPLPGGRKALLTDTVGFIRKLPHHLVESFKATLDGVRQADLLLHVIDSAHPQVEEQIQAAFRVLGEIGAGEKPCIAVFNKIDLLPEEARLQRLARGFSMHAAVSALRGTGCDALRLLVAAELGRGLIRCRLVLPQAEAALLSRIYEEGTVFSRCYEGDCVVITAEIPPSLARETAQYRA; from the coding sequence ATGACCGGACACCGCACAGACCCCGGCTCGACGGCGCGCCCGCCCGAGCGCGCGATCCTCGTCGGCCTCGAGGTCGGCGGGGTCCGCCGGTGGCAGGTCGAGGACCACCTCGCCGAACTCTCCCACCTCGCCCGGACCGCCGGGGCGGAGGTGGCGGGCACGCTCGTGCAGAAACTTTCCTCCCCCAACCCCGCCTACTACGTGGGGAGGGGGAAGGCGGAGGAGCTGCGCCTTCTCTGCGCGCGGGAGGGGGCGACGCTCGCCGTCTTCGACGACGAGCTGAGCCCCGCGCAGGTGAAAAACCTCCAGGAGCTCACCGGGCGCCGGGTGATCGACCGGACCGAACTGATACTGGACATCTTCGCCCTGCGCGCCCGTTCGCGCGAGGGCAGGATACAGGTCGAACTGGCCCAGCTCCGCTACATGCTCCCCCGCCTCACGAGGGCGTGGACGCACCTGTCGCGGCAGGAGGGCGGCATCGGCACCCGCGGGCCCGGCGAGCAGCAGCTCGAGGTGGACCGGCGGCGCATCCGGGAGAAGATCCGGCGGCTCAAGGAACGGCTCGCGGACGTCGAACGGGAGCGTCAGACGCAGGGGACGCGCCGGCGGAGGCGGGAGATCCCCGTCGCGGCGCTCGTCGGCTACACCAACGCGGGGAAATCGACCCTCATGAACGCGCTCACCTCCGCGGGGGTCCGTGTCGAGGACCGGCTCTTCGCGACGCTTGACCCGACCACGCGCGTTCTGCCGCTGCCCGGGGGGCGCAAAGCCCTCCTGACGGACACGGTGGGGTTCATTCGCAAGCTCCCGCACCACCTCGTCGAGTCGTTCAAGGCGACGCTCGACGGGGTGCGGCAGGCCGATCTTCTGCTCCACGTCATCGATTCCGCCCACCCGCAGGTCGAGGAGCAGATCCAGGCCGCCTTCAGGGTGCTAGGCGAGATCGGGGCGGGCGAGAAACCGTGCATCGCGGTCTTCAACAAGATCGACCTTCTCCCGGAGGAGGCGCGGCTGCAGCGCCTCGCCCGCGGCTTTTCGATGCACGCCGCGGTCTCCGCCCTGCGCGGGACCGGCTGCGACGCGCTGCGCCTCTTGGTGGCGGCGGAACTCGGGCGCGGACTGATCCGCTGCCGCCTCGTCCTGCCCCAGGCGGAGGCGGCCCTGCTGTCGAGGATCTACGAGGAGGGGACCGTATTCTCCCGCTGCTACGAGGGGGATTGCGTGGTCATCACGGCGGAGATCCCCCCGTCCCTCGCCCGGGAGACGGCGCAGTACCGGGCATGA
- a CDS encoding metal-dependent hydrolase, translating into MKGLTHFISGVAMGSFIPAAVRMANNKIDNSLILGLGGLFGIMPDTLDFKVGQFFSQADYDVDVDPNNLNPQDMAEQIAKGINDAWETGRYVKVQLYPIRLGVDLWRQYVVKFDGEKNEVVVVINEIVNTSQTPYLGTAPKTNRVGRCRVKGKMLETHGKPSVVDIMSGPQFGFIKRAGQVEVEFLPWHRTWSHSYVLGFILSSVVWVLASLVAGWDKGWLYGLVAFLGYAIHITEDLTGHMGGSLLWPFQKDRTNGLCLFKASNPHANFTVDYIAVTLLLFNLNRFAPRPYFAMGAWQYLLYVIAIPLVIYGLITKIFGERKGEAKKEGEISAEKALAEHLKQSNEEMLYEAEDALLGDVQR; encoded by the coding sequence ATGAAAGGTCTGACGCATTTCATAAGCGGCGTCGCGATGGGGTCGTTCATCCCGGCCGCCGTCCGGATGGCCAACAACAAGATCGACAACTCCCTCATCCTCGGGCTCGGGGGGCTCTTCGGCATCATGCCCGACACCCTCGACTTCAAGGTGGGGCAGTTCTTCTCCCAGGCCGACTACGACGTCGACGTCGACCCGAACAACCTGAACCCGCAGGATATGGCGGAGCAGATCGCCAAGGGGATCAACGACGCGTGGGAGACGGGGCGGTACGTGAAGGTCCAGCTCTACCCGATCCGCCTCGGCGTGGATCTGTGGCGGCAGTACGTGGTCAAGTTCGACGGGGAGAAGAACGAGGTGGTCGTGGTGATCAACGAGATCGTCAACACCTCGCAGACCCCGTACCTCGGCACCGCGCCCAAGACCAACCGCGTCGGCCGCTGCCGCGTGAAGGGGAAGATGCTGGAGACGCACGGCAAGCCGTCGGTGGTGGATATCATGAGCGGGCCGCAGTTCGGCTTCATCAAGCGGGCGGGGCAGGTCGAGGTCGAGTTCCTGCCCTGGCACCGGACCTGGAGCCACAGCTACGTCCTCGGCTTCATCCTCTCCTCCGTCGTCTGGGTCCTCGCCTCGCTCGTCGCCGGCTGGGATAAGGGGTGGCTCTACGGCCTCGTCGCCTTCCTCGGCTACGCCATCCACATCACCGAGGACCTCACCGGCCACATGGGCGGAAGCCTCCTCTGGCCGTTCCAGAAGGACCGGACCAACGGGCTCTGCCTCTTCAAGGCAAGCAACCCGCACGCCAACTTCACCGTCGACTACATCGCGGTGACGCTGCTCCTCTTCAACCTGAACCGTTTCGCCCCGAGGCCGTACTTCGCGATGGGGGCGTGGCAGTACCTCCTCTACGTCATCGCCATCCCGCTCGTCATCTACGGGCTGATCACCAAGATCTTCGGCGAGAGGAAGGGCGAGGCGAAGAAGGAGGGGGAGATCTCCGCGGAGAAGGCGCTCGCCGAGCATCTGAAGCAGTCCAACGAGGAGATGCTCTACGAGGCTGAGGACGCGCTCCTCGGGGACGTCCAACGGTAG
- a CDS encoding sigma-70 family RNA polymerase sigma factor → MEFTEEDLVRRARGRDRDAFRQLVERYRERVYGIARGMTGNHADADDVAQETFIRAYRKLDDFEGRARFCTWLYRIAVNCSLDLLRKRLRRAEFDLGDAGGVEGLAAAGGRHGGDGAAHRELIEAIARGIESLPERHRAVLVLHDLEGLPHDEIGAVLGCSPGTVRSRLHYARRRMQRKLRGFLG, encoded by the coding sequence ATGGAGTTCACGGAAGAGGATCTTGTACGCCGCGCGAGGGGGCGCGATCGCGACGCGTTCAGGCAGCTCGTCGAGCGGTACCGGGAGCGGGTGTACGGCATCGCCCGCGGGATGACCGGGAATCACGCCGATGCGGACGACGTCGCCCAGGAGACGTTCATCCGCGCGTACAGGAAGCTGGACGACTTCGAGGGCCGTGCACGCTTCTGCACGTGGCTGTATCGGATCGCGGTGAACTGCAGCCTCGACCTGCTCAGGAAACGGTTGCGGCGGGCGGAGTTCGACCTCGGGGACGCGGGCGGCGTGGAGGGGCTCGCCGCCGCGGGGGGACGGCACGGCGGGGACGGGGCGGCACACCGCGAGCTCATCGAGGCGATCGCGCGGGGGATCGAGTCGCTGCCCGAGAGGCACCGCGCGGTGCTCGTGCTCCACGACCTGGAGGGGCTGCCGCACGACGAGATCGGCGCCGTGCTGGGGTGCTCGCCGGGGACGGTGCGCTCCCGGCTCCACTACGCGCGGCGGAGGATGCAGCGGAAGCTGAGGGGCTTCCTCGGGTGA
- a CDS encoding MBL fold metallo-hydrolase, giving the protein MKICILGSGSSGNSIYMESGGFPLLVDAGLSRRALAARLLSIGVEIESIRAVLVSHEHGDHVRGLPALHRAHGVAVHLNRLTASGLLGRDFPAAAFNYFKTGVDFRVGPFTVHPFPVPHDALDPVGFVVSAAGCRVGIATDLGHPSPRVMERLKNCRALILESNHDPILLENSDRPRSVKERILGEMGHLSNRSAAALLAEVASEALQDIFLAHLSEECNRPELARMSAVQAARGNGFGHVAVRLSWADRASEVLEYD; this is encoded by the coding sequence ATGAAGATCTGCATCCTCGGCAGCGGGAGTTCAGGCAACTCCATCTACATGGAGAGCGGCGGCTTCCCCCTCCTCGTCGACGCGGGGCTGAGCCGGCGGGCGCTCGCGGCGCGTCTCCTCTCGATCGGCGTCGAGATCGAATCGATCCGGGCCGTGCTGGTGAGCCACGAGCACGGCGACCATGTGCGGGGGCTGCCGGCGCTGCACCGGGCGCACGGCGTCGCCGTACACCTGAACCGCCTGACGGCGAGCGGCCTGCTCGGCCGGGATTTTCCCGCGGCGGCGTTCAACTACTTCAAAACCGGCGTGGATTTCCGCGTCGGGCCGTTCACGGTGCACCCGTTTCCGGTTCCGCACGACGCGCTCGACCCGGTCGGCTTCGTCGTTTCCGCGGCGGGATGCCGTGTGGGCATCGCGACGGATCTCGGGCATCCGTCCCCCCGGGTGATGGAGCGCCTCAAGAACTGCCGTGCGCTTATCCTCGAGTCCAATCACGATCCGATCCTCCTCGAAAACTCCGACCGCCCCCGGTCGGTGAAGGAGCGGATCCTGGGCGAAATGGGGCACCTGTCGAACCGCTCCGCCGCCGCGCTGCTCGCGGAGGTCGCCTCGGAGGCGCTCCAGGACATCTTTCTCGCGCACCTCTCCGAGGAGTGCAACCGGCCCGAGTTGGCGCGCATGAGCGCCGTGCAAGCCGCGAGGGGGAACGGTTTCGGCCATGTCGCCGTGCGCCTTTCCTGGGCCGACCGCGCGAGCGAGGTGCTGGAGTACGACTGA
- a CDS encoding PDZ domain-containing protein: MKTLFAALLILLAAVRADAGGKEEPLLARMGRELERFAAAVRPSVVQVIAECDPSAQGAGFEGGMRGRGGIFRAATRRSGSGFFISRDGHILTTAYVVRAARRIVVRLDDGAEHEARLCGSDPGLNAAVLGIEGARRNPPPLGDSDRLRPGSFVFAIGNPFGLAGSVIPGVVAERGRTVPEIAELAELLQVSASINPGDSGAPLVDAGGEVVGILAASMGGPGDAGDAPQGICFAVPLNAVKGALPALMAGEEIERGWLGVGVQELTPALQAEFGVLDGRGVMVARVIEGGPAAAAGVRSGDVVRAFDGAPVRSPRELIARVAAAPAGSDATLVLMRNGREETLSVRIGRRAVSFAPMAEGETSRGLGLVVGEAEPGEDGAAVEIREVRPGSPAARAGLRPGDRILEANRKRVSGPEEWEAAVGRSGVERILVRTQRGFFVIRGD, encoded by the coding sequence ATGAAGACGCTTTTCGCGGCGCTCCTGATACTCCTCGCAGCCGTCCGGGCGGATGCGGGAGGGAAAGAGGAACCGCTGCTCGCGCGGATGGGCCGCGAACTCGAACGGTTCGCCGCCGCCGTGCGTCCCTCGGTCGTGCAGGTCATCGCCGAGTGCGATCCCTCCGCGCAGGGGGCCGGTTTCGAAGGCGGCATGCGCGGGAGGGGCGGGATCTTCCGTGCCGCCACCAGGCGTTCCGGCAGCGGCTTCTTCATCAGCCGGGACGGGCACATCCTCACCACCGCCTACGTCGTCCGCGCCGCGCGGCGGATCGTCGTCCGGCTCGACGACGGCGCCGAGCACGAGGCGCGACTGTGCGGGAGCGATCCCGGGCTAAACGCCGCGGTGCTCGGGATCGAGGGGGCGCGGCGAAACCCGCCTCCGCTCGGCGATTCCGACCGGCTGCGCCCGGGGAGTTTTGTCTTCGCGATCGGCAACCCGTTCGGTCTCGCCGGGAGCGTGATCCCGGGCGTCGTAGCGGAGCGCGGCAGAACCGTCCCCGAGATCGCCGAACTCGCGGAGCTGCTCCAGGTGAGCGCGAGCATCAACCCCGGGGACAGCGGCGCGCCGCTCGTCGACGCGGGCGGGGAGGTGGTGGGGATCCTCGCGGCCTCGATGGGCGGCCCGGGCGACGCGGGCGACGCCCCGCAGGGGATCTGCTTCGCGGTGCCGCTCAACGCCGTGAAGGGGGCCCTCCCGGCGCTCATGGCGGGAGAGGAGATCGAGCGCGGGTGGCTGGGCGTGGGGGTGCAGGAGCTCACCCCGGCGCTCCAGGCGGAGTTCGGCGTCCTCGACGGGCGGGGGGTGATGGTGGCGCGCGTGATCGAGGGGGGTCCCGCCGCCGCCGCGGGCGTGCGGTCGGGGGACGTCGTGCGCGCCTTCGACGGCGCCCCGGTGCGCAGCCCGCGCGAACTGATCGCCCGCGTCGCGGCGGCGCCGGCGGGCTCCGACGCGACGCTGGTGCTGATGCGGAACGGGAGGGAGGAGACGCTCTCCGTCCGGATCGGCAGGCGCGCCGTCTCCTTCGCTCCCATGGCCGAGGGCGAAACCTCCCGCGGGCTGGGGCTGGTGGTCGGGGAGGCCGAGCCCGGCGAGGATGGAGCGGCGGTCGAGATCAGGGAGGTCCGGCCGGGCAGCCCGGCCGCCCGCGCGGGCCTGCGGCCGGGCGACCGGATCCTGGAGGCGAACAGGAAGCGGGTGTCGGGGCCGGAGGAGTGGGAGGCCGCCGTCGGCCGGAGCGGCGTGGAGAGGATCCTCGTCAGGACGCAGCGGGGCTTCTTCGTCATCAGGGGCGACTGA